TTTAAACTCTGAATGAATATCTGCTTTGGTGATATTGTCCAGTGCCCCGAAAGGTTCATCCATTAATAAAACGGGGGTATCCGCAATCAAAGCTCTTGCAATCCCCACTCTTTGCTGCTGTCCGCCACTTAGCTCACTGGGAAATCTTGAAAGGACATCCTCGGAAAGATGAAGTTTATTTAAAAGTTCGTGCGTTCTGTTTTCTGTCTTTTTCTTTTCCCATTTCAGTAATTCCGGAACTACAGCAATGTTCTGCTTGATCGTATAATGGGGGAACAGTCCGGAATGCTGCATCACAAAACCCATTCCTATACGCAGCTCTTCCGCTTTTTGGTCACGGATATTTTTACCATCAATGAGAATATTACCAGAGTCTGCTTCAATGAGTCTGTTGATCATTTTAAGCGTGGTCGTTTTGCCACAGCCGCTGGTTCCTAAAAGTACCAGAATTTCCTGATCATTCGCCTGAAAGGAAATATCATCAACTGCAGGTTTTCCGTTAAAATTCTTTGAAACTGATTCTACTGTAATCATAAGCAAAAATTATCGGGCTAGCCTGATTCCTGTCAACTGCCATTTCAGTCCGGTCTGGAAAAAATTACGGTAAGTATTCCTGCTATGTCCAAAAGGTGTAGCATCGGAGGCGCCGCGCAAAACCATCTGGTTGACCATAAATTTTCCGTTATATTCTCCCACGGCTCCGGCTTCTTTTTTAAAACCCGGATAAGGCAGATAAGCAGAATTAGTCCATTCCCATCGGCTTCCCCAATCAAAATGACGGGAAGCGACTTCCCATTCTGCTTCGGTTGGGAGGCGCATTCCTTTCCAGGATGCAAAGGCGGAGGCTTCGTAGAAACTGATGTGACAAACGGCATCGTCAGGATCTATTTCCTGTAAACCGTTTAGGGTATAATTCATCCATTTGTCGTCAATGTAATGCCAATATAACGGACATTGTGTTTGATTCTGCTTTACCCAATCCCAGCCTTCTGCATGCCAGTACTTGAAATCTTCGTAGCCGCCGGCCTGCATGAATTCGAGATATTCGGCATTGGTTACCAGTCGGTCAGCAATTTCAAAATCGTTAAGGTAGACCTTATGTCTTTCTAGTTCATTATCAAAACAGAAGCCTTCACCGTTGAAGCCTATTTCATAAACTCCTTCGGAAAACTTTAGCATTTCACCCTTTCCAGAGTTTTCTTTTTTTGAGATCGGTTCTTTTTTATAAGCCGGAAAAAGCGGATTATGACCCAGAATATATTTAATATCAGTCAACAGTAATTCCTGATGCTGCTGTTCATGATTAAGACCTAATTCCAAGAGAGGTTCAATGGCTTCGGTCATGAACCGGCTTTGAAGAAAGATCTTCATATGCTCATCTACATACTTCCGGTATTTATAAATATCCGAAACGGAAGGCCTGCTTAAATTTCCACGGTCGGTACGGATCACTCTTGCCCCGATAGTTTCGTAATAGCTGTTAAAGACAAAATTATACTGTTCATCGAAAACTTTATAATCAGGAAAGTTGGGAATGAGAATAAACGTTTCAAAAAACCAGGTGGTGTGACCAAGGTGCCATTTCGGAGGGCTTACATCAACGATAGGCTGTACCACATAATCCTCGATTTCCAGAGGGGCACATATTTCTTCTGAGTGTTTCCGGATATCGGCATATTTTTTAACTAAATCTGATGTTGCTGTTTCTGGTGTCATGTTCTTTAGTTTTGATGATTTTAACTTTGTTTTTCTCCCGAATGTTGGACTGAAGCAGATTAAAAATATTTTTTTTGGAGGTTTTTAAATCTGTTGAGTATGATTTTTAACTCAAAGTTTTATCAATTCAATGTGTTATTTTAGGTGAGCAAAGAGGGCGACAAGTCATAATTTATTTATGTGCCCATGATGAAACACTAATAATTTTCGCCTGCTTGTTTTTTATTTTACCTGCCAGACGGTATCTACAAACCATTTTTTGGAGTCTTTGATTTCGCCGACATTTTCAAAACCGGATTTTTCTCTAAGCTCTTTTATTTTGTCAGTGGAAAATTTTTGTGAAATTTCCATGTCGATGAGCTCATTTTCTTCAAATGAGATATTTTCATTTCCTATCGTTACAGTCTGATCTTTCAGGCTTACGAGAAAACTTCTGCAGGCTCCGGTAATGGGATCGTAAGTCTGATAATGCTGAAACTGGCTCAGATTAAAATCAGCTTCCAGGTCATTGTTGATACGCGTCAGAAGATTCAGGTTAAAAGCTGCTGTAATTCCTTCCTTATCGTTGTAGGCATTTAAAATAATGTGAGGATTTTTTTTGAGATCGAAACCAATGAGTATCCTGTCGCCTGAGGCGAGGTTTTGATTTAAGCTTAAACAGAAATTTTCAGCTTCTTCGATATCCATATTGCCGATATTACTTCCTAAAAATAAGATCACTTTCTTCCTGTCAGATAAGGAAGCTGCCTTATGAAGCATTTCAAAATATTCGCCTTCGAGGCAGGTGATTTGAAGCGCAGGAAACTGACTGGTTAGTTTTTCATTTAAAATAGAAAGTATATTTCCGGAGATATCAATAGGCATATAGGTGAAATTGGTTCCTTTTTCTACGAGATAGCTGAGCAAAAAGGTTGATTTCATGGCGTCTCCGGCACCCAGCTCAATCAAGTCAAAAGGTTCGTTCCCGGGAATGAGTAGTTTAGCCAGATCTGCGGTTTTGTTTTTAAAAATATCGAGTTCACATTCGGTAAGATAATAGTTAGGCATCGCCATAATTTCCTGGAAAAGACGGTCGCCTATTTTATCATAAAAATATTTTGAGGATAGCTTTTTAGGACTGTTTTTTAAGCCCTCCAAAACATCCAGACGAAAACTGTCAATAGGATGATCTTTAACTCCGGAATGTGGTTTTAACTGTAAATTCATATGTTTTAATTTGTGTGTGGTTTATAGTTAACTACAACTATCTTGCCGCCCCACCATTGAATTCTATATAAGCATACCACACTTTTACATTAATTTAAATATACGATTAATTAATATAAATGGTTTGTATACCTATTTTAACAAGAAAGCGAAGTATGACCAATGATTTGGATGATCAGACAGAGAATGAATAAAAATACTAAATATTTAAAGGCAGCAGGATAAAGTAATGTAATCCATTTTTACACTTGATCATGGGTTACATTATTATTTTTCTATTGTTGGCGTTTCTTTTTTCCAGTATTGAAAAAGATGTAAATTAGCATACAAAAAGGAATTAAAAACGTCTTTTTCAGAAATAACCCATACTATGTCTAAACTAAAAGCAGTAAGAGAACAGAAGAATCTGACCCAGGAAGAATTATCAGAAAAATCAAAGATCTCTGTACGAACTATCCAACGGATAGAATCCGGAACGGAACCCAAAGGACATACCCTCCGTGCATTGGCACAAGCATTGGAAATACAGGAAAGTTCATTACAGGATAAAGCACCAATCACTGCAACAAATGATCTGAAAACGGAATTAGAAGAAGAACAAACTGATATCAATTTTTCTTATATCAAAATTATCAACCTTTCATCATTACTGTTTATTATCGTACCGCCTTTCAATATTCTTGTTCCTCTTATTCTGATGTTTAAAATGAAACAGAGAAACAGCCTGGCGAAGCAGATTATTTCAGTCCAGATCCTATGGACCATAATCGCCCCTATTGTCTTTATGCTTGGAATCTTTTTAAAGCTCGGGCGCCAGTTTACATTGGTTCTTATCATACTCATTATACTCTCCAACGTATTTATTATCCTTCGCAACGCAGCAGGATTAGACCGAAACAGAAAACTTCACTACAAACTGAATTTCAGCATGATATAAATACTGTCAGTATCTTGTCGGGTTTTTGTCGGGTTCATTTCCAGCAGGAAAACGGATAAAAATTTAATCTTTGTCAAAAATCTTAACGATGACAAAGTACGCTCAATGTATTCTCTTTCTTTTTACAACCTTCTTTAGTAATGCTCATGCACAAATAGAAAGGACCAACAGTCTTTACGGAACAATTATGTCAAGAGACAGCCTGTTTTTTTCAGTCGGATTCAATACCTGTAATGTTGGCCAAGTAGAAAATCTCCTCAGTGACCCGTTTGAGTTTTATCATGATAAAGACGGTATTTCAGATAAAAAGAAATTCATGGCCGATTTTAAAAACGGGTTGTGCAAAGCACCGGATACCTACCGGGCAAAAAGGATTCTGGTAGACAAAAGCACCGAAATTTATCCTATGTACAAGGAAGGAAAATTATATGCTGCCATTCAGAACGGTGATCATCTGTTTTATGAGAAAGAAAATAATAACCCTGAAAAATTAGTGGGTTCAGCCAAATTTACTAATTTCTGGTTTTTAGAGAATGGAGACTGGAAAATGGCAAAATCATTAAGCTTTAATCATGAAGCAAAGCACGACAATCAGGAAACAGCATTGGATAATGATAAAGAGATTGAAAGTTGGCTGAAGGAAAATAAAATTCTCACACTGGGACTGGGAATCATTAAAAATGGTGAGCTGCAGCAGGTAAAGGTTTTTGGTGACATAAAAAAAGGTGTTTCAGCACCTTATAATACGTATTTTAATGTAGCTTCACTTACCAAACCTATAACAGCAATGGTGGCACTGCGTCTTATAAGCCAGGGAAAATGGAAGCTGGATGAGCCTCTGGATCAATACTGGACAGATCCCGATATTCTAAACGATCCGAGGCATAAAAAACTAACGACGAGAATAGTGCTGACCCATCAGACAGGTTTCCCGAACTGGAGATGGATGAATAACGATAAAAAATTAAATTTTCAGTTTGATCCGGGAACAAAATATCAGTATTCAGGAGAAGGTTTTGAATACCTGCGTAAAGCTTTGGAAAAGAAATTCAGAAAACCGCTCGAACAACTCGCCCGGGAATTGGTTTTCCAGCCGCTCAGTATGAACGATACCGGTTATACCTGGAATCAGAATACCGATGAATCGAGGTTTGCCATTGGTTATAATAAGGAGGGTAAACCTTACCCAACAGAAAAAATAAAAAGAGCCAATGCGGCGGATGATCTTCACACGACCATAGAAGATTACGGAAATTTCATGGTAAGTATCATGAAAGGTAAAAACCTGACGGCTGAAGTATTTCATGAAATGACGACAAAACAGGTAAAAACAAAAAACGATAAATATTTTGGGTTAGGTTTTGAAATTTATGATTTAGGAAATGACGACTATGCTTTGTCTCATGGTGGATCAGATCTTGGTACCCAATGTATTGCATTTATACTTCCCAAATCCGGAAATGGGATTCTGATATTTACGAATGCAGATGATGGATATAAGGTATTTGAAAAGCTGCTTGTTCATTATTTAAGTGAACAAGGAAAGAAAATTATTGAAATAGAAACAAAATAAAGCACTAAATGTATATCTCTACAACTGTCTGCATCCTGAAACGGCAAGCAGACAGTTGTAATTATAAATTTTTAAAAGCTTTGTTCAGCCTTCATTCTATTGATCAGGGGATTGGCATACATCGCTAGGAAAAACTCTTTTGAAACGGCATCAGACGGATCTATCCGCATTTCCAGCCTGCGTACAAACAGCTGTTTTTCCTGTTCCGTATATTGTGTAGCGTAAGTATCAGTATCATGAAGCAGGTCATAGGCAATATACTTGGTCGGCCAAAGCTTGTAGTTCTGTATGATTGAATTATCAATGACCTGAGCAATAGCCTGCAGTTGCTTATTTTTGTTTTCTATTGTAGCTGCAATCTCATCAAGTTCCGTATCCAGTACGGTACCGGCATGAAGGTGTATGCGCTTTTTCTGCCCCAATACGCCGCTGAGCATGGTCATAAAATCCTCATCCTTCCCTTTGATGTATTCCTCATCTCTGTGTTGAGCCAGAAGCTGTGGCATTTTCAGGGAATCGGTAGGATCATATTCATAAGAAATAGATATGGGAACAATCTTTAATGTTTTAAAATAATCAGTCAGAGAAAGGTCTCCAGCTGCCATGGCAAGCATTTTGAGCACACCCTGCTGGGTAGCATCATTTCCGTCTTTGGTACGGCCTTCACGCTGGGCTATCCAAACGGAACGCTTTTCCTCGTGCAGAAGCTGTTCAATATATTCGGACATGGTCTGCGAACTTTTCAGCTGCTCACGGATCGGCAGACCTCGCTGAACTAAAAAGTTACGGTTCAGTTTTGCCAGTACATGTAAAAATGTTTTCTGAACAAGGTTATCACCAATCGCTGAAGATGTCATGATAAATTCCTTTTCGAGCAATACAAGATTAAGCAGTGAAGTATCCAGAACAATATCCCTGTGGTTGGAAACGAAAAGATAAGGTGTATTTTTATCCAGCTGGTCAAATCCCGAAGTCGTTAAGCCTTCCGAACTCTTCGCCAGGATCTGACGAATCGTGTGAGCGATAAATTGATGCTGAAAATCGCTGATGGAGTGAATATCCTTAAACTGTTCACGCCACACCTGCTTGTCGGTATCAGGAAAAGTGAAGCTCATCAGTGCCGTCATCATAGGATCACAGGCTATACCACGCAATGCTTCATTTACTTCACTATCATAAAAGGGCCTGATTTCATCGAACTTCGACATGCAATTATTTAAAATTAATACTATTTTGCAAAAGAACAAAAATTTATTGAGGGGACCTTACAATGTTTGTTAAAGTATTATGATTGACGTTTAAGTTTAGTGTGACTGTAAATTTCTAGTAGAATAAAAACATGGCTAAACAATTTTTTTTATCTGTTCTTTTGTCTTGAAACAAAATGAACCAAAAGTTCAAGGCTGGAATCTTCCGCTAAAAATGAAAACTTGCTCCTAAAATCCCCAAAACTCGTGCGGATTCAAGATTACTTTTTCAGTTCTATATTTGGTCCGCACTCAGACAGTGGGAATTTTTTAACGGATCAAGTTTTAATTTTTTTAACGCTACAGCTTCCTAGGCCGATGGTATGGTTAACACTATTAAAAAAGGAAACAATTATTTTACTTTTTCCAGCAAGTATAATTTAGCACCGGAAAAAGCCAGTTTAGGCATCAGGTTTCCTTCCAAAACCATCGTTTTGTTGTTGACGTCAATTACTGAAATATAATTGTTGGAATTGTATTCTATATAGTTTTCTTTTTCTTTGGTCACCGGATTCTTCCCGAATTCCATAGAATACTTCACCCAGTCTTCTTCTCCTGAACTGCAGTGTACGGGTTTGAATTTGGATTTTTTAGCTTTGAAAATAATCTGATCAAAACCTTCCGTACAGTCTGAGGTAAACGAACTTTCCGGGTTCTGATCATTGGTAAAGTCTTCAAAAGAACCTTTATATGCACCCACTACTTTCCAGGTCCCATCCACTCGGTCTTCATCTATTTTCCCTTTGGCTTTGCTTACCGCCCAGCTAATGCCGTTAACGGTTCCTTTTACAGCTTTATAGCTTACGTTGACGGCACCTTTAACTACTTTAGCGGCGGTAGATACGACGCAGGAATTGAGAATGAAGGTTGCTGAGGCGAGGATAAGAATTTTTTTCATGTTGTGA
The Chryseobacterium sp. W4I1 DNA segment above includes these coding regions:
- a CDS encoding serine hydrolase; translation: MTKYAQCILFLFTTFFSNAHAQIERTNSLYGTIMSRDSLFFSVGFNTCNVGQVENLLSDPFEFYHDKDGISDKKKFMADFKNGLCKAPDTYRAKRILVDKSTEIYPMYKEGKLYAAIQNGDHLFYEKENNNPEKLVGSAKFTNFWFLENGDWKMAKSLSFNHEAKHDNQETALDNDKEIESWLKENKILTLGLGIIKNGELQQVKVFGDIKKGVSAPYNTYFNVASLTKPITAMVALRLISQGKWKLDEPLDQYWTDPDILNDPRHKKLTTRIVLTHQTGFPNWRWMNNDKKLNFQFDPGTKYQYSGEGFEYLRKALEKKFRKPLEQLARELVFQPLSMNDTGYTWNQNTDESRFAIGYNKEGKPYPTEKIKRANAADDLHTTIEDYGNFMVSIMKGKNLTAEVFHEMTTKQVKTKNDKYFGLGFEIYDLGNDDYALSHGGSDLGTQCIAFILPKSGNGILIFTNADDGYKVFEKLLVHYLSEQGKKIIEIETK
- the egtB gene encoding ergothioneine biosynthesis protein EgtB, with protein sequence MTPETATSDLVKKYADIRKHSEEICAPLEIEDYVVQPIVDVSPPKWHLGHTTWFFETFILIPNFPDYKVFDEQYNFVFNSYYETIGARVIRTDRGNLSRPSVSDIYKYRKYVDEHMKIFLQSRFMTEAIEPLLELGLNHEQQHQELLLTDIKYILGHNPLFPAYKKEPISKKENSGKGEMLKFSEGVYEIGFNGEGFCFDNELERHKVYLNDFEIADRLVTNAEYLEFMQAGGYEDFKYWHAEGWDWVKQNQTQCPLYWHYIDDKWMNYTLNGLQEIDPDDAVCHISFYEASAFASWKGMRLPTEAEWEVASRHFDWGSRWEWTNSAYLPYPGFKKEAGAVGEYNGKFMVNQMVLRGASDATPFGHSRNTYRNFFQTGLKWQLTGIRLAR
- a CDS encoding L-histidine N(alpha)-methyltransferase, with translation MNLQLKPHSGVKDHPIDSFRLDVLEGLKNSPKKLSSKYFYDKIGDRLFQEIMAMPNYYLTECELDIFKNKTADLAKLLIPGNEPFDLIELGAGDAMKSTFLLSYLVEKGTNFTYMPIDISGNILSILNEKLTSQFPALQITCLEGEYFEMLHKAASLSDRKKVILFLGSNIGNMDIEEAENFCLSLNQNLASGDRILIGFDLKKNPHIILNAYNDKEGITAAFNLNLLTRINNDLEADFNLSQFQHYQTYDPITGACRSFLVSLKDQTVTIGNENISFEENELIDMEISQKFSTDKIKELREKSGFENVGEIKDSKKWFVDTVWQVK
- a CDS encoding 1-acyl-sn-glycerol-3-phosphate acyltransferase, which translates into the protein MSKFDEIRPFYDSEVNEALRGIACDPMMTALMSFTFPDTDKQVWREQFKDIHSISDFQHQFIAHTIRQILAKSSEGLTTSGFDQLDKNTPYLFVSNHRDIVLDTSLLNLVLLEKEFIMTSSAIGDNLVQKTFLHVLAKLNRNFLVQRGLPIREQLKSSQTMSEYIEQLLHEEKRSVWIAQREGRTKDGNDATQQGVLKMLAMAAGDLSLTDYFKTLKIVPISISYEYDPTDSLKMPQLLAQHRDEEYIKGKDEDFMTMLSGVLGQKKRIHLHAGTVLDTELDEIAATIENKNKQLQAIAQVIDNSIIQNYKLWPTKYIAYDLLHDTDTYATQYTEQEKQLFVRRLEMRIDPSDAVSKEFFLAMYANPLINRMKAEQSF
- a CDS encoding ABC transporter ATP-binding protein, whose protein sequence is MITVESVSKNFNGKPAVDDISFQANDQEILVLLGTSGCGKTTTLKMINRLIEADSGNILIDGKNIRDQKAEELRIGMGFVMQHSGLFPHYTIKQNIAVVPELLKWEKKKTENRTHELLNKLHLSEDVLSRFPSELSGGQQQRVGIARALIADTPVLLMDEPFGALDNITKADIHSEFKSLEELKNKTIILVTHDVQEAFELGHRICLMDKGKIIQTGTPKEMLYHPGNDFVTDFFAENRLLLEYKTATLKDLEIAPNSYPEFKFTDHTNVWNALQRLSSDHKNSDHYEYMIRAFNDYRKLQIV
- a CDS encoding helix-turn-helix domain-containing protein, with the protein product MSKLKAVREQKNLTQEELSEKSKISVRTIQRIESGTEPKGHTLRALAQALEIQESSLQDKAPITATNDLKTELEEEQTDINFSYIKIINLSSLLFIIVPPFNILVPLILMFKMKQRNSLAKQIISVQILWTIIAPIVFMLGIFLKLGRQFTLVLIILIILSNVFIILRNAAGLDRNRKLHYKLNFSMI